DNA sequence from the Candidatus Bathyarchaeota archaeon genome:
AGGTGATTTTAACCGCTGATAGAACGTTAATGAGCAACTATCACAACAACGAGTTCTTAGGGTTCGGTACATGTGCACCACCGAACTTTTTCCCCGAATGGCTCTATAGTTACCTCTTCTTTCCGCCTCTAAAAACAGCCAAAGGTCATCCATTGGCAGCGCCATATGGGTTAAGAAAAACTGAGGCTCAACTACTAAAAGAAGGCTTCAAAGTTGACACCGTAAGCCCCCATCACTTAGCAAGTCACCTAAAAGACGCAAAAGTCCTTGGCATTCACGCGATGGACCCGTTTGGGTTAGGTCCAGCTTCAACAACTCTTGCCTCAATTTTCAAAAAGGAGCCCTACCTAGCAAAACACTTTCACTACCTGTTGAAATCCCCAGCAGTTGAAAAGGCAAAACAAAACGGATTAAAAGTTATTGTCGGAGGACCTGGCGCGTGGCAGTTTCGTTACCGAGAAGGCGCGGTTAAGGAGCTAGGTATTGACTGCATTATTGAGGGAGAAGCTGAGAATGTCTTAGGAAAGATTTTTAGAGATGCCCTTGAGGGAAAGGAAATTCCTCAGTATTATGAAGTGGGTGCTGGTGAAATGCCATCTTTGGAGGAGATTCCTGATATTGTTGCGCCTTCTATTAACGGGTTAATCGAGATTGGCAGGGGTTGTTGTCGCGGATGTCAGTTTTGTAATGTTACTCTTCGACCGTTGCGGTGGTATCCTTTAGATAAAGTTGAGCGTGAGTTAAATGTTAACGTTAATTCTGGCAAGACAAAGAATGTGTGCTTGCACGCTGAAGACGTAATGTTGTATGGTTCAAAGACTACTATGCCTGATGAAGAGAAACTGTTGCGGTTACATGATATGGTTTTAAAAAAGACTGAAAGCATTAGCTGGAGCCATTGTTCTTTAGCTGCGGTGGCAGCTAGTCCGAAGGTTTTTGCGAAGTTGTCTGAACGTATTTTGCAAATTCAGAAATGGTGGGGAGCAGAAATTGGAGTAGAAACAGGATCTCCCGATATAGCGAAAAAAATTATGCCAGCTAAGGCGCATCCGTTTAAGGCTGAAAACTGGCACGATGTCGTTGTTGAGGGCATGGGATTGATGCATGATTACAAGTTGGTTCCAGCAGCTACACTGATTGTAGGATTGCCTGATGAGCGTGAGGAGGATATTTTGGCGACGATGGATTTGGTTGATGATTTGAGGGATTGTCGAAGTTTAATCGTGCCTTTGTTTTTTGTGCCGTTGGGTCAGTTGAAAAGTAAGGACTGGTTTACGAACACAAAGTTAAATGAGCGGCATAAGGAGTTGCTGTTTAGGTGCGTTGAGCATGATTTCCATTGGGCTGACAGCTTGGTGAATTGGGCGTTTTCTGACAGGTGGTATCAGCGTTTGTTGCGCCCGTTCTATAAGGGGTTTACTGAAGTGGTGAAGTATAAGGTTAGGCAAATACAATAAAGTGTTTCGAAATGGCTAACCTTAAATACTATATTGAAACTCAAAAGTGGCAGAAACGTGAAATGCTTTGCCGCCGTGGCTCAGCCCGGTAGAGCGGCTGGCTGTTAACCAGTCGGTCAAAGGTTCGAATCCTTTCGGCGGCGCCAACTTCTGTTATTTCAATCTGACACTCTCATCCTTTGATTGACCACTCATTGCTTTTGCGCGTTTTCTTTGCCATGTTGAAACATCATTAAAAAAAGCCCTGTAACCGTTAGGCAATACAAGCTTTTGCCTATGCGGCTATCTTGTTTACACAAGTTGGCGATAAGTTTGATATGATATCGTGATTCTATGGGTAATGTTTTAATTGTTAGTGGCTTCTTAGCAATAAAACAGGTAATCACAATTGAGCAGTAGCGAAGCTAAATGCAGTAAGCCTGAATGTGACAAATTCGTTGCCGTCAACGAGTTAGCCAAACGCAGAGGCTTTTTCTGGCCGTCCTTTGAAATTTACGGTGGAAGCGGCGGCTTTGTAACTTATGGTCCACTGGGCACACGCCTAAAACAGAACATCGAAGCAAAACTAAGAGAACTCTTTGTCAAAAAAATCGGCGTTTACGAGATGGAAGCATCCGTCATTGCGCCTGGCAAGGTGTTTGAGGCTTCCGGTCACGTTGACCATTTTAAGGAACCGATGGTGGAGTGCCAAAATTGCCACGGCAGATTCCGAGCAGACCACCTACTCGAAGAAAAGGGCATCAGTTCGGCTGAAGCAGAAAAAATGACGTTAGAAGAAATCAAGGAAGAGTTGGAGCGGCATGGCGTTTTGTGCCCTGATTGCGGAGGCAAATTCGGCGAACCCCAACGCTACTTAACCATGTTCCAAACCACTATTGGCCCTTACTCGGGCTCGGTTGGTTACGGCAGACCAGAAGCTGCACAGAACATATTTGTGGAATTCAATCGTCTCTACACAACCGCGCGTGAGAGGCTACCGTTCGGAGTTATCCAGATTGGGCACGCGCTACGCAATGAGATTTCGCCGAGGCAGGGCTTGATTCGTCTTCGCGAGTTCACGATTGCTGACTTGGAGTTTTTCTTTGACCCAGAAGAACCCGCCTGCGAATTTATAGGTGAAGTTGAAAACGAAGTTTTGCCTATCCTGCTCTGTGGTACGAGACTTAAAGAGTGCGAAGACACAACCGACTTAACTGTGCGAGAAGCCCTTGACCGCAAAGTCATCACGTCCGAGTGGCAAGCATTCTTTATGGCGATGGCAAAACGCCTCCTCATCGAACTCGGTGTACCTGCAGAAAAACAACGTTTCATCGAAAAACTCACATGGGAAAAAGCCCACTACAGCACGCAGAGCTTTGATCAAGAAGTTTTGGTTGACCGTTGGGGCTGGGTAGAAGTTTCTGGGCACGCTTACCGCACTGACTACGATTTGTCTTGCCACATGAAAGCCAGCGGCGTAGACATGACTGTCTACAAAGAATACACTAATCCTGTGGAGAAGGAGGAACTTGTTGTTAAACCGAACATGGCAAAACTAGGTCCAATCTACAAGGGTGAAGCCGCCAAAGTCGCTGCGTTGCTCGCCAAAGTTCCTGCTCAAGAGGTTGCGGACGCCATGCAAAAACAGGGCAGCATCATGGTTGACAAGTACGAGGTTAAAGCAGATCAAGTTGACATTAGCAAACAGAAAACAATCGTTCGCGGAACACGCTTCATACCACACGTTGTGGAACCAAGTTTCGGCTCAGACCGCCTCTTCTACGTTGCTTTAGAGTACGCTTACGGCATCAAAGACGACCGCGTAGTCATGAGCTTTCCAAGAAGCATTGCGCCTATCCAAGTGGGGGTTTATCCGTTGATGAGCAAAGACGACTTAGACACTAAAGCGTTCGAAGTGCAAAAACTGCTTGCGTGTGAAGGGTTCATGGTTGAGTATGACGAGACAGGTTCCATCGGCAGACGCTACGCAAGGGCAGACGAAGCAGGTGTACAATTAGGCATAACAATCGACTACGACACCTTAAAAGATGAAACCGTTACTATCCGCGACCGTGACTCTTGGCAGCAGGTACGCACCAAAATCGCTGATTTACCAGAGTTACTGCACAGCTACTTCCAAGGAAAAATAAACTTTGAAGAGTTAGGGAAAATAATCAAAAGTTAAGCAGACAGCTTTTTTAATAAACACGTGTTAACTAAATGAATAGAATAAGGGCAGATTATAGCGGGGGAACAGTTTGGTACTTCCATCAGAAACAGAAGAGCGCGTCAAGAGAAGAGCGCTAAATGCTTGCCAAGATAACTTACGTAAGGTTGTTGATGTTTCAAGGAAAATCCCGCAGCTCGTAGAGTACTTTGCAAGCGGCGACAAAGAAAACGCCAGAAAACTCTTCAGCGAAATCCGAGCAGGCGAAGAAGAAGTCATCAAAGCAAGACGCATGGTGTCTCAAGAACTAGCTGAAATTGGTGCCATTCTGATTGCCCGAGAAGACTTTTTACGTTTCACAAACTTATCAAGCGAAATCGCTGACTTCTCAGAGGGCATCGCTTATTATCTTGTTGAGATTATGGAGCACAACTGGGTTATTCCCCCAGACCTGAAAAAAGACCTCATAAAACTCTCCTCAGCTGTTCTTGACTCAGTTCTAAAACTCAGGGAAACCATGATGGTTCTCAATTACGGTTCACAAAAAACCTTAGAACGCGCAAAGGACGTTGAAATTGCTGAGCGCGTAGTTGACGACCAATACCGCACATTAACCATTAAAGTGTTAAGCGGCAAACTAGATGTTCCTGTGCTCTTGCTCTTGAGGGATGTCTTGCAACTCTTAGAGAACTCCGCTGACAAGGCTGAAGATGCCGCTGATGTCGCGCGGATGCTTTCGTTCATCATGTAGAGAGCCGACTGCAATGTCAAAAATAGAGGTTGAATTGATAGAAAACTTTCTAGTCGTTTGGAATCCCACAGATGGCTCTGAACTCTACAAAAACAGCTACTACGGCAAGCCGCTTGGCATTCCCAAGCCGAAGGTGTTCGAGTTTGATGTGCCTTTGATTTTGGATTTGATGGAGGGGTTGTATCTTGCTGAGAAGGGCAAGATTGCGGTTTATGAGTGGGCAAAGCAGACAAAGGTAGGCTTAAGAAAGCTGCGCCAAAAAGCCAAGTTGCTGTATGGTGAGTTTGAAGAAAAATATGCTGTTTACCGTGATTTGCGTGATAGCGGTTTGATTGTTACGCCTGGGATAAAGTTTGGTTGTGATTTTGCTGTTTACAAGTTTGGTCCAGGCGTTGAGCATGCGCCTTTTATGGTTACGGTTAAGCCGTCTGGCGGTGAGGTGTCGGCGACTGAGGTTGTTCGGATTGGGCGGTTGGCGACGACTGTGCGTAAGCGGTTTATTGTCGCGGTTCCTGATTTGGCGAACGGACAGGTTCGGTATTTGATGTTTAAGTGGTTTAAAGCTTAATTTGTTTTGTAAGTATTGGTTTACATGTTAACATGCTTGGAGTTATGTTCCATGGTTTTAATCTGCATGAGAGCCATGCATGTTCGTTTGTTGCCTATTTGAGACCTTAGCAAGTCTTAAATAGCCTATAAGATGCTATAACAGTTTAGCGAGAAAATCTCGCGTAAAAAATTTGGGAGAATAGAGATGTCTAACAAAAAGATATCTGTGCTCGCTTTGACTCTATTGCTCTCAGCGCTTTTACCTATTACCGTGCTTCCTTCTGCTGACGCCCAAGTTGTCGGTAAAATAAAGGCTTACGCTTTTATCGGTGCGACACCTAACCCTGTCGGTGTTGGTCAAGAGACATTGCTACATATGGGTATCACGCAACCCTTGAGAGTAACACTAGACGGCTGGACAGGAATAACCGTTATCATAACCAAACCTGACGGAAAAAAAGAAACATTGGGACCATTTAGAACAGACTCAACAGGAGGTACAGGGACAACATTTGTACCGGATGTGGCAGGTATATACCAGTTGCAAACACACTTTCCTGAGCAATGGTACAACTACAGCATAGGAAATACGCAATATCGCTTATTATATGAGGACACTTACAGTCAAGTGCTAAACCTAACCGTAATCGAAACACTGGTTCCTCTCTATCCAGGTGTACCACTACCAACAGAATACTGGAGCCGCCCAATTGATGCTCAAGCTAGAGAGTGGGCAACAATTGGCGGAAACTGGCTTGGAATAGGACAGTTTGGAGACAACCTAGCAGGGTCAGTAATTCCAAACAACGATTATGCCCCGGAGAGTGCACACGTTTTGTGGACTAAGCCCTTAGAATACGGTGGACTCGTCGGAGACTATGACTACTCAGTATTCGGCGGAGATGCTTATGAAGGCAAATTATCAGGCGGAGTAATCATTAACGGAATCTTTTACTACAATAAATTTAACACTATCGGAACAAGTGGAACTGGGATTACCCCTGTTGAAAACTACGTTGTTGCAGTTGACTTACATACTGGCGAAGAGTTATGGTCAAGAACGCTAAGGGCACCAGACGGAACCAACGTAACGCTATCATTCGGGCAAGTGATGAAATTTACATCCTTTAATGTTCAAGGTGCATTCACTTACTTATGGGGTAGTTCTGGAACCACTTGGTATGCATTTGACCCTGCAAATGGTCGCTGGCTATTCACCATGACTAACGTTCCAAGTGCAAGCACTCTGGTCGGTCCAAACGGAGAATTTCTAAAATATGTACTTGATCAAACACGCGGCTACATGCTCATATGGAATTCCTCAGCAGTTATCGACTGCTACTGGGGAACAAACCCAAACAGTCCTAACTGGGGATCATGGAGACCACAGGGAAAAACCATTAACGCGACAGGACCAACAGCAACCACGTATCAAACACCATTCGGATTAAATGGCTATCAGAAAAACGTAACGATACCTCAAGGCTTACCAGGTTCACCCAGCTATTACGTCGCTGAAGACATAGTCATCGGTTACTATAGAGCCAGTCCAGAAAACATAAACAATCCACCATTTACTATTTGGGCTATAAACTTGAAACCTGGACATGAAGGCGAACTTTTATACAACAAAACCTACGCAGCGCCACCAGGCAACGTGACCTTTGGTTATTCACGTGTGGGAGTAAAGGATAGACTTTTCGTCATATACATGAAAGACCTTGGCACCATGCGCGCCTATAACCTTGACACTGGAGAATACATGTGGGCAACCACAGAGCCTGAGTACTACTTGAGTTACCTTGAAACATGGACTATCATCGCTGATGGAAAAGTCTACACTCATGGCACAAAAGGAATGATCGATTGCTATAATGCAACCAACGGCCAAAAATTATGGAGCTACGCGATGACTGATCCACTTAGCGAAATCTTGTGGAGCAACAATTGGATTGCTCGCATAGACTTCATTGTTGATGGGAAAATCTACGTCCGAACCAGCGCACACTCTGACAACCAACCATTACCCCGAGGCGCACCATATGTTTGTCTTAATGCAACAACAGGTGAAGTTATCTGGAGAGTTAATGGTCTTATGCGTGGCACTGACTGGGGCGGTCGAGGATACATCGGAGATAGCACTCTTGTAAAATTAGACACATATAATTTGCAAATCATCGCCGTAGGCAAAGGCCCAAGCGCTACCTCAGTTGAAGCCTCGCCTGAAGTTTCAACGTTTGGCAGCGGTAGCATACTCGTGAAAGGGCGTGTGACTGACATATCACCAGGCACAAAGAAATACGCTATAACAGCGCGTTTCCCAGATGGTGTTCCAGCAGTTTCTGACGACAGCATGAGTGATTTCATGACATATGTCTACAAACAACTTCCAAAACCAACCAATACAACGGGCGTTGAAGTCGTCATTGAAGTTCTTGACCCCAACAACAACTACTATGAAGTTGGACGCACAACAAGCGATGCAACCGGTTTCTACAAACTATCGTTCACTCCACAAGTGCCGGGCGAATACACGATTGTTGCAAGATTTGAAGGAACAAAATCTTACTATGGCTCTTACTCAGAAACAGCCATCGTAGTGGAAGAAGCACAAGCAACGCCCACACCAATCCAGCAGATTAGTCTACCGCCAACTGAACTTTACGTTGTAGGAACAGGAATAGCGGTAATAATTGCAATAGCACTCGTAGGTCTACTAATACTTAAGAAAAAACCATGATACATTACCCCTCTTTTTTTTGCACGACTTGTTTTTCAGGGTGATTTGGGTACTGCTTTTACATGACACCGTATGTTTGCTTTAGAGGATTTTGCCGTCGCTTGCTTTAATCACAACCTGATAGCCGATAATACGGTACTCGCAAAAAATCTGTTTGAAACTGCTTTTTAGTTTTGTTCATAAATGTAGACTAAAAAAGACTCACTTAGTCCAGAATCTTTGACAAAAATGCTTTTTACAATCCAAAAACCGTGTCTTTTAGCGGGATAATCATGCGTAAAACAATTGCTCTATTGGTCGTTGCTCTCCTAGTTATTTCGTCAACAATAAGTCTTCTGCCTGTTAAAGCTCAAGCCAGAACTATTGTGGTGCCTGATGATTACTCAACCATCAGCATGGCAATAGCAAGGGCGTCTGATGGAGATTCAATTTTTGTGAAGTCAGGAACCTACACGGAAAGACTGGTTATTGACAAGGCTTTGTCCCTGAGAGGAGAGGACAAGGGGGCAACTGTTATAAACGGTGATAACGGGGGCACAGTTATAATAGTAAGCCATGACAATGTTGAGTTTACTGGTTTCTCTGTAATTTACGATGAGACGCCGAACACACCTAAGTCTCTTTGGATGTGGAGCACAAGACTCATCGGAATCCACCTTCTCAACGCTAAAAACTGCAATATATACGGAAACATAATTACCGATTGCGGCGCTGGAATATGGCTCTATAACGCGCATGACAACCGCATTACCGACAACAGCATATCTGGCTGTGATTATGGGATAAGAGTCGAAGTGTCACCAGGCAACCACATATCAGGCAACTCACTCACGGGCAACTGGGGTGGTCTTTGGTTGCTGTCCTCAACTAACAACAAACTTGCAACCAACACTTTAACAAACAATGTCCGCAACTTTGGTGTTTCAGGAAGCGAAATTTCTTCCTACATAAACGATGTTGATACTACAAACACGGTGAATGGTAAACCAATCTATTACTGGATAGGTAAAACAGACCGAACCGTGCCACTGGACGCTGGATGTGTCATTCTGACAAACTGCAAGAACATAATCGTGCAGGACCTAAGCCTCAGTAACGTTAAAGACGCAATATTGCTGGCGCACTGTTATAAAACAACCGTCAAAAGCAACCAGATAAAAGACTGCGACACTGGCATAACACTATACAACTCAACCCTTGATGACATTCTAAGAAACAACATTAACTGCCCAACGGGAATAAGCGCCTCTGGAAACGGTACAAAAATCCTTGGCAACGTGATAAATGCTACTGGCACTGGCATAAACATGGAGGGAAACTATCAAACCGCCAACGGCAACAGAGTCAAAGCAGGAACCTTCGGTGCAGGAAACAAAATTCTCGAGTGCAAAGGCTCCTACAATAATATATCACAAAACACTCTAAACGGAGAAAGCTACGTGGGCGTACTCATGGAGGGCTCTAATAACTTCTTTGTTGAGAACACCGTTTCAATGGGTGGAGCTCGGATAGGAGGTGAATCCAACATAGTCGCTAAGAACACAATAACGCATGAAAGCATAAGCATCTCGGGTGGACCAAACAACATCATCTGCGGAAACAGAATTGTAAACGGTTATGACTTAGGCGTGGGCGGTCAAGGTGATACTTACTATGGTAACAATGTGGAAACGAATGGGCTTGGCGCTCGAATCGGAGGCACTGAAGCTCGCGTACACGGCAATGTTCTCTATCACAACAACTTTATCATCAGCACCCGAAACGGGCCAGTCTGGGGCGACAATAAAGCTAACTTTTGGGACAATGGGCGAGAAGGCAACTACTGGAGTGATTACAACGGGTCTGACTGGAACTTTGATGGAAAAGGCGACACGCCATACGCAATAATGAGCGAAACACTAGGAAATGGCGGCGTAGTGGGCATTGTTATCGGTTATGATAATTTCCCGTTGATGGTACCTTTCGATATTTCCAGCGTTGAAGTGCCAGCATGGGAAATGCCTCCATGGAAACCAGAGGAATTTACAACCTCGGCTGATGGGAATGAAACAGAAGAAACATCCGCTCCAACAGACCCCTCAACAACGCCATCACTTGGACAGAACCACGGAACCAAATCCGACCAAACCGAATCTTTGCCAGAAGCTACCGATGTTGCTGTTTCCGTGACCATAATTGTGGGTACATGCTTGGGCTTACTAGTCTTCTACAAGAGGAGCAAACAAAAAGCGCCTATCACTGTAATAACAAGATGTTCGGCAACATTGGATGATAAACGTAAAAGTGCCATTGCGTAAGTATCCCTTGGTGTGTATGGGAGCAAGCGATAGTAATTCTTAAAAAGGCTGGAAAAGTAATCATTTACTCTCCGCGAGGAATCGAAAGGTTTGTCACCAACATCTGGCAGAAAAATTGTTCTCACAGCGTCAGCCACTGAAATGAGCGACTTTTTGAATAACCCCTTCATAGCTTTCGTAGGAGGCTTCGGCAAAGGACCAATCCCGCTTTCCTACGTTCGAAAAACCCTCTACCCGCATTGTGGACGCAAAGCTGATGGGCAAGCACTCTTTGCACCGTATGGACTCCGCAAGGTAGAATCCATGCTTTTGGAAGGCGGATTTTCACCAAACGACATCGCAGTTGCTCACCCAGAGGATTTGCACTTATTCGTTGGACCCCAAACAAAGGTCGTAGGTATCTCATCCATGGACCCCACCGGCATGGGCTACGTGAGCAAAACTTACTCATCAATTATCGGCGGCGGTGAACCCATGAACGCCGTCGAATTCAAAAAGCTAGTCATGCACCCAACTCTGAAGCGCTACAAGCCTAAAATTATTGTGGGCGGCTTTGGCTCTTGGCAGTTGGAGCGTAAACACATCTCTGATAGTTACGGTGTGGACTGTGTGCTGTTGGGTGGGAGACCAGCGCCGATTGTTGAGGTTTTCAAAAAAGCCGTGAATGATGAGCCGATTCCGCGTGTCGTTAAGGCTGATGAATTCCTAAACACTTGGGATTATAATGCTGAAATGCCTTTGACTAAGAATGTTGCCATTCACGGGGCTGTCGAGATTTCCAAAGGTTGTGGACGTAACTGTCAATTCTGCACGCCTACAATGCAGAATAAGATTGACATTCCATTGGATAAAATCATGGCAGAAGTCGCTTTAACGGTTGCTCAAGGTAGCGACCACGTGACACTCATCACCGAAGACCTGTTCCTCTACGGTGCGAACAATAAACAGTTTATTCCAAACAAGGAAGCAGTAGTGAAACTATTCAAAAGCGTTGCCGATTACCCAGGTGTCAAAAGCATTCAGGCTTCTCACATGTCTTTGGCTCCAGTTTGGCATGACCCGCAGATGATTAAGGAACTCGCTGAAATCCTAATTGAGAAGAGTTGGTACTCGTTTGGCAAAAAAGCCATAATCACCGCTGAAACAGGCATCGAAACAGGTAGCCCGCGATTAATGAAGAAGTACATGGCGGGTAAAATGTTGCCTTTCAAGCCAGAGCAGTGGCAAGATGTCGTCACAAACGCATTCGGCATCTTAAACGATAATGACTGGTACCCACTGGCAACTCTAATCATCGGGCTTCCAGACGAAAAAGAAGAAGACATGCTTCAAACGCTTGAGTTAATGGATAAATTAAAGGATTACAAGGCGTTTTATGTGCCTTTGTTCTTTGTGCCACTTGAAAACTGCGTGCTCATGAACAAGAAAGGCGCGGAGATGGATTCGCTTTCAAAAGCGCGCTGGGACTTCTTTATCAAGTGCTGGGAATACAACATTAAGATTTGGAAGCCAACTTTCCTAGAAAACCGCTTACCTAACCCATTGCTCTACAAGGCATTTGACAACATCATTATTCCGTACTTTGGCAGAATCCTAGGCTTCTACTACGGCTTAACACGTGGTGAACAGTTAAAGCAGGCTTTCTGGACGCTCAGCACACCGATTCCGACGCCTAAGGGGAATAGAAACTAAGATTAGGCAGATATTCTGCCGTTTCTTTTTCACTTTCTTTCCTTTGTAGTGGTTCCTCTTTTTGTGGTGCTTCTTCTTTTGCTGTTTCGGTAGGCTGGGCTTTGAGGATTTTTCTTGCATGTGTAATGTAGCCAGTGTGTCCTGTTATTAGTGTTTGAGGTCTGGTTTTGCCGCGTTCAACCTGCATAGCCCGCATCATACATTCGATTGTCTCTATGAACACAAAGCCGTTTTCTCGTAGTGCTTCGGTGGTTTTTACCACTTGGTCTATGGTTGGACTAAACGAGACTATGATACCTGACGGCTTGAGAGCTTCGTAAGCGTGTGGAACTACAAGCCAAGGAACTGCCAAATCCAAAACTACCGCGTCTAAATTGCGCTCTTCTATGCCTTGTGTAACGTCACCGCTTTTTAGTTCCACACGGTCTATTAGTTTTGAGCGTTGCAGGTTTTTAGCCGCGTTTTTTTGGAACTCGCTACGCAACTCATAGGTGTACACTTTGCCTGTTGGACCAACGTAATGTGCAAGTGCAGTGGTTAGTGCGCCTGTTCCTGTGCCTGACTCGACCACTCGGCTTCCTGGTCCGATGCCGCTGAACATGACGATTAATGCGGCGTCTTTGGGGTAGGTGATTTGGGTGTTGCGGCTGGATTTCATGATGTAGTCGGTTAGTGCTGGTTTTAGCGTGGTGAAGTTTATGCCTAGGCTGCTTTTGATGGGTTCGCCGTATGGTTTGCCGATGATTTCGTCTAGTTTTAAGTAGCCTTTGTGTGTGTGGAAGGTTTTGCCCGCTTCCATTTTAATCATGTAGGTTCTTCGTGCATCCAAGTAGATGAGCACGTGGTCTCCTTCGTTGATGATTTCGTTAGCCAATATGGTCCTCTCTTTGCGAGATTGAAAATGCATTTTGCCCCATTTAAGGCTTTGAACTCAATCACGTTATTTTAGGCGATGTTGCGAAAAAGTTTGTTGCTCTGCCGAGACCCCTATCCCCCTATTTAAAGCAATTAAACTTCTTAATTCCCGATTATTGCTTTGGTTAGTTTTTGAGGCAGGGTTTCGCGGTTTGCGATGGTTACATTGAAAACCTCAGAGTCAGTTCTCTGTTTAGTTTGTAAGAT
Encoded proteins:
- a CDS encoding B12-binding domain-containing radical SAM protein codes for the protein MSEVILTADRTLMSNYHNNEFLGFGTCAPPNFFPEWLYSYLFFPPLKTAKGHPLAAPYGLRKTEAQLLKEGFKVDTVSPHHLASHLKDAKVLGIHAMDPFGLGPASTTLASIFKKEPYLAKHFHYLLKSPAVEKAKQNGLKVIVGGPGAWQFRYREGAVKELGIDCIIEGEAENVLGKIFRDALEGKEIPQYYEVGAGEMPSLEEIPDIVAPSINGLIEIGRGCCRGCQFCNVTLRPLRWYPLDKVERELNVNVNSGKTKNVCLHAEDVMLYGSKTTMPDEEKLLRLHDMVLKKTESISWSHCSLAAVAASPKVFAKLSERILQIQKWWGAEIGVETGSPDIAKKIMPAKAHPFKAENWHDVVVEGMGLMHDYKLVPAATLIVGLPDEREEDILATMDLVDDLRDCRSLIVPLFFVPLGQLKSKDWFTNTKLNERHKELLFRCVEHDFHWADSLVNWAFSDRWYQRLLRPFYKGFTEVVKYKVRQIQ
- the glyS gene encoding glycine--tRNA ligase, encoding MSSSEAKCSKPECDKFVAVNELAKRRGFFWPSFEIYGGSGGFVTYGPLGTRLKQNIEAKLRELFVKKIGVYEMEASVIAPGKVFEASGHVDHFKEPMVECQNCHGRFRADHLLEEKGISSAEAEKMTLEEIKEELERHGVLCPDCGGKFGEPQRYLTMFQTTIGPYSGSVGYGRPEAAQNIFVEFNRLYTTARERLPFGVIQIGHALRNEISPRQGLIRLREFTIADLEFFFDPEEPACEFIGEVENEVLPILLCGTRLKECEDTTDLTVREALDRKVITSEWQAFFMAMAKRLLIELGVPAEKQRFIEKLTWEKAHYSTQSFDQEVLVDRWGWVEVSGHAYRTDYDLSCHMKASGVDMTVYKEYTNPVEKEELVVKPNMAKLGPIYKGEAAKVAALLAKVPAQEVADAMQKQGSIMVDKYEVKADQVDISKQKTIVRGTRFIPHVVEPSFGSDRLFYVALEYAYGIKDDRVVMSFPRSIAPIQVGVYPLMSKDDLDTKAFEVQKLLACEGFMVEYDETGSIGRRYARADEAGVQLGITIDYDTLKDETVTIRDRDSWQQVRTKIADLPELLHSYFQGKINFEELGKIIKS
- a CDS encoding DUF47 family protein — encoded protein: MVLPSETEERVKRRALNACQDNLRKVVDVSRKIPQLVEYFASGDKENARKLFSEIRAGEEEVIKARRMVSQELAEIGAILIAREDFLRFTNLSSEIADFSEGIAYYLVEIMEHNWVIPPDLKKDLIKLSSAVLDSVLKLRETMMVLNYGSQKTLERAKDVEIAERVVDDQYRTLTIKVLSGKLDVPVLLLLRDVLQLLENSADKAEDAADVARMLSFIM
- the endA gene encoding tRNA-intron lyase, coding for MEVELIENFLVVWNPTDGSELYKNSYYGKPLGIPKPKVFEFDVPLILDLMEGLYLAEKGKIAVYEWAKQTKVGLRKLRQKAKLLYGEFEEKYAVYRDLRDSGLIVTPGIKFGCDFAVYKFGPGVEHAPFMVTVKPSGGEVSATEVVRIGRLATTVRKRFIVAVPDLANGQVRYLMFKWFKA
- a CDS encoding PQQ-binding-like beta-propeller repeat protein — encoded protein: MSNKKISVLALTLLLSALLPITVLPSADAQVVGKIKAYAFIGATPNPVGVGQETLLHMGITQPLRVTLDGWTGITVIITKPDGKKETLGPFRTDSTGGTGTTFVPDVAGIYQLQTHFPEQWYNYSIGNTQYRLLYEDTYSQVLNLTVIETLVPLYPGVPLPTEYWSRPIDAQAREWATIGGNWLGIGQFGDNLAGSVIPNNDYAPESAHVLWTKPLEYGGLVGDYDYSVFGGDAYEGKLSGGVIINGIFYYNKFNTIGTSGTGITPVENYVVAVDLHTGEELWSRTLRAPDGTNVTLSFGQVMKFTSFNVQGAFTYLWGSSGTTWYAFDPANGRWLFTMTNVPSASTLVGPNGEFLKYVLDQTRGYMLIWNSSAVIDCYWGTNPNSPNWGSWRPQGKTINATGPTATTYQTPFGLNGYQKNVTIPQGLPGSPSYYVAEDIVIGYYRASPENINNPPFTIWAINLKPGHEGELLYNKTYAAPPGNVTFGYSRVGVKDRLFVIYMKDLGTMRAYNLDTGEYMWATTEPEYYLSYLETWTIIADGKVYTHGTKGMIDCYNATNGQKLWSYAMTDPLSEILWSNNWIARIDFIVDGKIYVRTSAHSDNQPLPRGAPYVCLNATTGEVIWRVNGLMRGTDWGGRGYIGDSTLVKLDTYNLQIIAVGKGPSATSVEASPEVSTFGSGSILVKGRVTDISPGTKKYAITARFPDGVPAVSDDSMSDFMTYVYKQLPKPTNTTGVEVVIEVLDPNNNYYEVGRTTSDATGFYKLSFTPQVPGEYTIVARFEGTKSYYGSYSETAIVVEEAQATPTPIQQISLPPTELYVVGTGIAVIIAIALVGLLILKKKP
- a CDS encoding right-handed parallel beta-helix repeat-containing protein, with product MRKTIALLVVALLVISSTISLLPVKAQARTIVVPDDYSTISMAIARASDGDSIFVKSGTYTERLVIDKALSLRGEDKGATVINGDNGGTVIIVSHDNVEFTGFSVIYDETPNTPKSLWMWSTRLIGIHLLNAKNCNIYGNIITDCGAGIWLYNAHDNRITDNSISGCDYGIRVEVSPGNHISGNSLTGNWGGLWLLSSTNNKLATNTLTNNVRNFGVSGSEISSYINDVDTTNTVNGKPIYYWIGKTDRTVPLDAGCVILTNCKNIIVQDLSLSNVKDAILLAHCYKTTVKSNQIKDCDTGITLYNSTLDDILRNNINCPTGISASGNGTKILGNVINATGTGINMEGNYQTANGNRVKAGTFGAGNKILECKGSYNNISQNTLNGESYVGVLMEGSNNFFVENTVSMGGARIGGESNIVAKNTITHESISISGGPNNIICGNRIVNGYDLGVGGQGDTYYGNNVETNGLGARIGGTEARVHGNVLYHNNFIISTRNGPVWGDNKANFWDNGREGNYWSDYNGSDWNFDGKGDTPYAIMSETLGNGGVVGIVIGYDNFPLMVPFDISSVEVPAWEMPPWKPEEFTTSADGNETEETSAPTDPSTTPSLGQNHGTKSDQTESLPEATDVAVSVTIIVGTCLGLLVFYKRSKQKAPITVITRCSATLDDKRKSAIA